One Cellulomonas soli DNA window includes the following coding sequences:
- a CDS encoding arabinan endo-1,5-alpha-L-arabinosidase, whose product MTTTDPAATIDTGGWGARHAHDPTAVRDDEGTYWLFSTDAYAAGHVRGGVQIRRSDDLVTWQFHGWALDGVPAAAAAWTGAEGLWAPEVVRVGDTWRMYYSASTFGSRTSAIGLATAPAPTGPWTDLGLVVTSRHEVDGPNAIDANVAVDTDGRHWLVYGSFFGGIHALELDPATGFAVDAPGPGEPTPGPGVLLARRHVSVEGAIEGAFALPRPGGGWALVVSYDSLFSTYHVRVAVADQVTGPYRDRLGHELTDLETDPAAVGTTVLASHRLDGGPVWLAPGHAAVLTEPDGPQGHGRQLLVHHVRHGDDPTQHEVQVRRLVWTSDGWPLISPQPWAGDLERDDESTWPSGVQELVGDWELVTYDRPSSTVVEPHARRLQDEDVAPLTALGHGRFSGLLDGSATECVVFPAWDAVRGRATLALTALAADGTVTCGTLLP is encoded by the coding sequence ATGACCACCACCGACCCGGCCGCCACGATCGACACCGGCGGCTGGGGGGCCCGTCACGCCCACGACCCGACCGCGGTGCGCGACGACGAGGGCACCTACTGGCTCTTCTCGACCGACGCCTACGCCGCCGGACACGTGCGGGGAGGCGTGCAGATCCGCCGCTCGGACGACCTGGTGACCTGGCAGTTCCACGGCTGGGCGCTGGACGGCGTCCCCGCGGCCGCGGCGGCCTGGACCGGCGCCGAGGGCCTGTGGGCCCCCGAGGTCGTGCGCGTGGGCGACACGTGGCGGATGTACTACTCGGCCTCCACGTTCGGCTCGCGCACCTCGGCCATCGGCCTGGCCACGGCGCCCGCGCCGACCGGCCCGTGGACCGACCTGGGGCTCGTCGTGACGAGCCGGCACGAGGTCGACGGCCCGAACGCGATCGACGCGAACGTGGCCGTGGACACCGACGGTCGGCACTGGCTCGTCTACGGGTCGTTCTTCGGCGGCATCCACGCCCTCGAGCTCGACCCGGCGACCGGCTTCGCGGTCGACGCCCCCGGCCCCGGCGAACCCACGCCTGGTCCTGGTGTCCTGCTGGCCCGACGCCACGTGTCCGTCGAAGGGGCCATCGAGGGGGCGTTCGCGCTCCCCCGGCCCGGTGGCGGCTGGGCGCTCGTGGTCTCGTACGACTCGCTGTTCTCGACGTACCACGTGCGGGTCGCCGTGGCCGACCAGGTCACCGGTCCCTACCGGGACCGCCTCGGGCACGAGCTGACCGACCTCGAGACGGACCCGGCCGCGGTCGGCACGACCGTGCTGGCGAGCCACCGCCTCGATGGAGGTCCGGTGTGGCTCGCTCCGGGCCACGCCGCCGTGCTCACCGAGCCCGACGGCCCGCAGGGCCACGGACGGCAGCTGCTCGTGCACCACGTGCGGCACGGGGACGACCCGACGCAGCACGAGGTGCAGGTGCGTCGACTGGTGTGGACGTCCGACGGCTGGCCGCTGATCTCGCCGCAGCCGTGGGCAGGCGACCTCGAGCGGGACGACGAGTCCACGTGGCCGTCCGGCGTGCAGGAGCTGGTCGGTGACTGGGAGCTCGTGACCTACGACCGCCCGTCCTCGACGGTCGTCGAACCGCACGCGCGCCGGCTGCAGGACGAGGACGTCGCCCCGCTGACGGCCCTCGGCCACGGCCGGTTCTCCGGCCTGCTCGACGGCAGCGCCACCGAGTGCGTCGTGTTCCCCGCGTGGGACGCGGTGCGCGGACGTGCGACGCTGGCCCTGACCGCACTGGCCGCCGACGGCACCGTGACGTGCGGGACGCTGCTGCCGTGA
- a CDS encoding permease, whose protein sequence is MSVAERLGARTPTRRRVGLVAAALVWFALYELNRPFWDWLLYDLIGLDPDSRLGSGVHFFFYDTVKIALLLVGIIFAITVLRSFMSVERTRAMLGGRREGLGNVMAAGLGVITPFCSCSAVPAFIGFVAAGVPLGVTMSFLIASPLVNEVAIALLFGLFGLGPTLLYVGAGLVIAIVAGYVLGRLKMERWVEPFVFETRLGGQLVDPSAGLTWDDRIQMGIEEVASILRKIWPYLLVGIGLGAAIHGWAPEDFFARYAGAGNPFAVLLAVLIGIPLYSNAAGVLPLVEALHDKGLPMGTLLAFMMAVVALSLPEMILLRRVLRPPLIGAFVAVTGAGIIAVGYLFNAVIGV, encoded by the coding sequence GTGAGCGTCGCGGAGCGGCTGGGTGCCCGGACCCCGACCCGGCGCCGGGTCGGGCTCGTCGCCGCCGCGCTCGTGTGGTTCGCGCTCTACGAGCTCAACCGGCCGTTCTGGGACTGGCTGCTCTACGACCTGATCGGCCTCGACCCCGACAGCCGCCTCGGCTCGGGCGTGCACTTCTTCTTCTACGACACCGTGAAGATCGCGCTGCTGCTGGTCGGCATCATCTTCGCCATCACGGTGCTGCGCTCGTTCATGAGCGTCGAACGCACCCGCGCGATGCTCGGCGGCCGGCGCGAAGGCCTCGGCAACGTCATGGCCGCCGGGCTCGGGGTGATCACCCCGTTCTGCTCGTGCAGCGCCGTGCCGGCCTTCATCGGGTTCGTCGCCGCCGGGGTGCCGCTGGGTGTCACGATGAGCTTCCTCATCGCCAGCCCGCTGGTCAACGAGGTCGCAATCGCCCTCCTGTTCGGCCTGTTCGGCCTCGGGCCGACCCTGCTGTACGTCGGAGCCGGACTCGTCATCGCGATCGTCGCCGGATACGTGCTCGGTCGCCTGAAGATGGAGCGGTGGGTCGAGCCGTTCGTCTTCGAGACCCGCCTCGGTGGCCAGCTCGTCGACCCCAGCGCCGGGCTGACCTGGGACGACCGGATCCAGATGGGCATCGAGGAGGTCGCCTCGATCCTGCGCAAGATCTGGCCGTACCTGCTCGTCGGCATCGGCCTGGGTGCCGCCATCCACGGCTGGGCCCCCGAGGACTTCTTCGCCCGCTACGCCGGCGCCGGCAACCCCTTCGCCGTGCTGCTGGCCGTGCTCATCGGCATCCCGCTGTACTCCAACGCCGCCGGCGTCCTGCCCCTGGTCGAGGCCCTGCACGACAAGGGCCTGCCGATGGGCACCCTGCTGGCGTTCATGATGGCCGTCGTCGCGCTCAGCCTGCCCGAGATGATCCTGCTGCGCCGGGTCCTCAGGCCCCCGCTGATCGGCGCGTTCGTGGCCGTCACCGGCGCCGGGATCATCGCCGTCGGCTACCTGTTCAACGCCGTCATCGGCGTCTGA
- a CDS encoding ArsR/SmtB family transcription factor: MVEATAIEQSTQERIALLQAVADPVRWTVLNLLAEQPRCVCNLQEHVDIAGNLLSYHLKVLREAGLVTSSRRGRWVDYTLADGAPERMAGALPAVPVVPALLAAGAS; the protein is encoded by the coding sequence GTGGTTGAGGCAACGGCGATTGAGCAGTCGACGCAGGAACGCATCGCGCTGCTGCAGGCCGTGGCCGACCCGGTGCGCTGGACGGTCCTGAACCTGCTGGCCGAGCAGCCTCGCTGCGTCTGCAACCTGCAGGAGCACGTCGACATCGCAGGCAACCTGCTCAGCTACCACCTCAAGGTTCTGCGCGAGGCGGGTCTGGTGACGTCCTCCCGCCGCGGACGCTGGGTCGACTACACCCTGGCCGACGGCGCGCCCGAACGCATGGCGGGCGCCCTCCCCGCCGTGCCCGTCGTGCCCGCGCTGCTCGCCGCAGGTGCGTCGTGA
- a CDS encoding carbohydrate ABC transporter permease, with protein sequence MARKTTTRSATAESRTANILLFILLAVGSVIMLAPLLWMLSTSLKTKAEVFALPPVWIPEVPQWDTYTRMWSEAPILTGFRNSLIVALSVTIVGSVTSSLAAFALAKMRLPGKNAIFIGLLAGLMIPYPMIMIPQFVMFSKLHWVDTLLPLIVPLLFGNIVMIFFLRQYLESVPDSLIEAAKIDGANYLTVFRVMILPMIRPAIAAQFILWFMTVWNDYLAPTIYLNTPSKQTLQVVIANLNTEFATQRDYPLIMGASAIALLPILIVYVIFQRQIVESIALTGSKS encoded by the coding sequence ATGGCTCGCAAGACCACCACCCGCTCCGCGACGGCCGAGAGCCGCACCGCGAACATCCTGCTCTTCATCCTCCTGGCCGTCGGCTCGGTCATCATGCTCGCGCCGCTGCTGTGGATGCTCTCCACCTCGCTGAAGACGAAGGCCGAGGTCTTCGCACTCCCGCCCGTGTGGATCCCCGAGGTCCCCCAGTGGGACACGTACACGCGCATGTGGAGCGAGGCGCCGATCCTCACCGGCTTCCGCAACTCGCTCATCGTGGCGCTGAGCGTGACGATCGTCGGCTCGGTCACGTCGTCGCTCGCGGCGTTCGCGCTCGCCAAGATGCGCCTGCCGGGCAAGAACGCGATCTTCATCGGCCTGCTGGCCGGCCTCATGATCCCCTACCCGATGATCATGATCCCGCAGTTCGTGATGTTCTCGAAGCTGCATTGGGTCGACACCCTGCTGCCGCTGATCGTGCCCCTGCTGTTCGGCAACATCGTGATGATCTTCTTCCTGCGGCAGTACCTGGAGTCGGTCCCCGACTCGCTCATCGAGGCCGCGAAGATCGACGGCGCGAACTACCTGACGGTCTTCCGCGTGATGATCCTGCCGATGATCCGTCCCGCCATCGCGGCGCAGTTCATCCTCTGGTTCATGACGGTGTGGAACGACTACCTGGCCCCGACCATCTACTTGAACACCCCGTCCAAGCAGACGCTGCAGGTCGTCATCGCGAACCTCAACACCGAGTTCGCCACCCAGCGCGACTACCCGCTGATCATGGGCGCCTCCGCGATCGCGCTGCTGCCCATCCTCATCGTCTACGTCATCTTCCAGCGCCAGATCGTCGAGTCGATCGCCCTCACCGGATCGAAGAGCTGA
- a CDS encoding arsenate reductase ArsC, with amino-acid sequence MSATTDRKPSVLFVCVHNAGRSQMAAGFLTALSGGAVEVRSAGSMPAEMINPSAVEAMLELGIDIRAEKPKVLTTEAVKDSDVVVTMGCGDTCPYFPGKRYEDWVLEDPAGQGVEAVRPIRDEIRTRILGLLGELGVTPVGA; translated from the coding sequence ATGAGCGCCACCACCGACCGCAAGCCCAGCGTCCTGTTCGTCTGCGTGCACAACGCCGGCCGCTCCCAGATGGCGGCCGGGTTCCTCACGGCGCTGTCGGGCGGCGCCGTCGAGGTCCGCTCGGCCGGCTCGATGCCCGCGGAGATGATCAACCCCTCGGCCGTCGAGGCGATGCTCGAGCTGGGCATCGACATCCGCGCCGAGAAGCCCAAGGTGCTCACCACCGAGGCCGTCAAGGACTCCGACGTGGTGGTCACGATGGGCTGCGGCGACACGTGCCCGTACTTCCCCGGCAAGCGCTACGAGGACTGGGTCCTGGAGGACCCTGCCGGTCAGGGCGTCGAGGCCGTCCGGCCGATCCGCGACGAGATCCGTACGCGCATCCTGGGCCTGCTCGGCGAGCTCGGCGTGACCCCGGTGGGGGCCTGA
- a CDS encoding metalloregulator ArsR/SmtB family transcription factor yields MTVPANACPPAGRPFGSPAGSPAARAMGEDAAGSVAVVLKALAEPLRLRALSLLATSPDGEACVCDVAELAEVSLPTVSHHLKVLKDAGVVTSQRRGTWVHYRITEAYSPAVRSLLEAFAPAVVDHELARLLDPAEPPAEPPADLPAELPAEPLAGLADLGEVLERVVRSLAAQFPDLDRDRVDDVVRESATALTRTAGVRTHLVVLTERFARQRLEDLTKAARAGAGSPPQVLFVCVANAGRSQLAATLLHRYAGDRVVVRSAGSVPAAHVHPHVRPLLDAIEPDGDAFPKPLTDDAVRAADVVVTMGCGDVCPLYPGIRYEDWQVGDPSLASPEGAALIRDDIDARVRGLLSELVPDLVLPA; encoded by the coding sequence ATGACCGTGCCCGCGAACGCGTGCCCGCCCGCCGGACGCCCCTTCGGATCGCCGGCCGGATCGCCTGCGGCTCGCGCGATGGGCGAGGACGCCGCCGGGTCCGTGGCCGTCGTCCTCAAGGCGCTGGCCGAACCGTTGCGGCTGCGGGCGCTCTCGCTGCTCGCGACCAGCCCTGACGGCGAGGCCTGCGTGTGCGACGTCGCCGAGCTGGCCGAGGTCTCGCTCCCGACGGTCTCCCACCACCTCAAGGTGCTCAAGGACGCCGGCGTCGTCACCTCGCAGCGGCGCGGCACCTGGGTCCACTACCGGATCACCGAGGCGTACTCCCCTGCGGTGCGCTCCCTCCTGGAGGCGTTCGCGCCCGCCGTGGTCGACCACGAGCTCGCCCGCCTGCTCGATCCGGCCGAGCCGCCCGCCGAGCCGCCCGCCGATCTGCCCGCCGAGCTGCCGGCCGAACCGCTCGCAGGGCTGGCCGACCTCGGCGAGGTGCTCGAACGGGTGGTTCGATCGCTCGCCGCGCAGTTCCCCGACCTGGACCGGGACCGGGTCGACGACGTGGTGCGCGAGTCCGCCACCGCACTGACCCGGACGGCCGGGGTGCGCACGCACCTGGTCGTGCTGACCGAGCGGTTCGCCCGCCAGCGCCTGGAGGACCTGACGAAGGCCGCACGCGCGGGCGCGGGCAGCCCGCCGCAGGTGCTGTTCGTCTGCGTCGCGAACGCCGGGCGCTCCCAGCTGGCAGCGACGCTGCTGCACCGGTATGCCGGCGACCGCGTGGTCGTGCGCTCCGCCGGGTCGGTTCCCGCCGCGCACGTGCACCCGCACGTGCGCCCTCTGCTCGACGCGATCGAGCCGGACGGCGACGCGTTCCCCAAGCCCCTCACCGACGACGCCGTGCGTGCCGCCGACGTGGTGGTGACCATGGGCTGCGGCGACGTGTGCCCGCTCTACCCGGGCATCCGCTACGAGGACTGGCAGGTCGGGGACCCCTCGCTCGCCTCGCCCGAGGGCGCCGCCCTCATCCGTGACGACATCGACGCCCGCGTGCGCGGCCTGCTCTCCGAGCTCGTGCCCGACCTCGTCCTTCCCGCCTGA
- the arsA gene encoding arsenical pump-driving ATPase, which yields MLRAAGAPPRFLVEVPRFVFLTGKGGVGKTSIACAAAVALARSGKQVLLVSTDPASNVGQVFGVRIGHTITAVEDVPGLSALEIDPAAAAADYRERIVGPVREILPPAEVTLIEEQLSGACTTEIASFNEFTALLTDEASVAGFDHVVFDTAPTGHTIRLLQLPTSWTGFLEEGKGDASCLGPLAGLDRQREVYARAVAALADPGLTRLVLVTRAQQAAVDEAARTHVELAQLGLGQQHLVVNAVLPRPRSGDRLARAVFDREQTVLAALPAGLAALPRDVLELKAENLVGLPALSTLFEPAPATDELPGATTPTRVPASASTIADLVEEIAEQGHGLVMVMGKGGVGKTTVAAAVAVALAERGLPVLLTTTDPAAHLSRTLEESAPNLEVSRIDPVVETERYRRSVLRRKGAALDDAGRASLEEDLRSPCTEEIAVFQAFSQVVHEGRRRFVVIDTAPTGHTLLLLDATGSYHRDVVRQRGPSSASFTTPMMRLQDPGYTKMIVVTLPEATPVLEAEELAADLRRAGVEPWAWVVNSSLLAADTSDPLLLRRAAAERGPLARVLDGDGRRCAVVEQLADEPVGAAALRDLVRGSAARSADVG from the coding sequence GTGCTGAGGGCGGCCGGCGCGCCGCCGCGGTTCCTCGTCGAGGTGCCCCGGTTCGTGTTCCTGACCGGCAAGGGCGGCGTGGGCAAGACGTCGATCGCGTGCGCGGCGGCCGTCGCGCTGGCCCGCTCGGGCAAGCAGGTGCTGCTCGTGAGCACCGACCCCGCCTCCAACGTCGGCCAGGTGTTCGGTGTGCGCATCGGGCACACGATCACGGCCGTCGAGGACGTCCCGGGCCTGTCCGCCCTCGAGATCGACCCGGCCGCGGCCGCGGCCGACTACCGCGAACGGATCGTGGGTCCGGTGCGCGAGATCCTGCCGCCGGCCGAGGTGACGCTCATCGAGGAGCAGCTCTCCGGTGCCTGCACCACCGAGATCGCCTCGTTCAACGAGTTCACCGCGCTGCTGACCGACGAGGCCTCCGTGGCCGGCTTCGACCACGTCGTGTTCGACACCGCCCCGACCGGGCACACCATCCGCCTGCTGCAGCTGCCCACGTCCTGGACGGGCTTCCTCGAGGAGGGCAAGGGCGACGCCTCCTGCCTGGGCCCCCTGGCCGGCCTGGACCGCCAGCGCGAGGTCTACGCGCGGGCGGTGGCCGCCCTGGCCGACCCGGGCCTCACCCGCCTCGTGCTCGTCACCCGCGCGCAGCAGGCCGCGGTGGACGAGGCTGCGCGGACCCACGTCGAGCTCGCACAGCTCGGCCTGGGGCAGCAGCACCTGGTCGTCAACGCCGTGCTGCCGCGCCCCCGCTCCGGCGACCGGCTCGCCCGGGCGGTGTTCGACCGTGAGCAGACGGTCCTCGCCGCGCTGCCGGCCGGCCTGGCGGCGCTGCCTCGCGACGTGCTCGAGCTCAAGGCCGAGAACCTCGTGGGCCTGCCCGCGCTGAGCACGCTGTTCGAGCCCGCCCCCGCGACCGACGAGCTGCCCGGCGCGACCACGCCCACCCGCGTCCCGGCGTCGGCGTCCACGATCGCCGACCTCGTCGAGGAGATCGCCGAGCAGGGCCACGGCCTGGTCATGGTCATGGGCAAGGGCGGCGTCGGCAAGACGACCGTCGCGGCCGCCGTCGCCGTCGCGCTCGCCGAACGGGGCCTGCCCGTCCTGCTGACCACGACCGACCCGGCCGCGCACCTGAGCCGTACGCTCGAGGAGTCGGCGCCGAACCTCGAGGTCTCCCGGATCGACCCGGTGGTCGAGACCGAGCGCTACCGCCGGTCCGTGCTGCGCCGCAAGGGCGCCGCGCTGGACGACGCCGGCCGCGCGAGCCTCGAGGAGGACCTGCGCTCGCCGTGCACCGAGGAGATCGCCGTGTTCCAGGCGTTCTCCCAGGTCGTCCACGAGGGCCGTCGCCGGTTCGTGGTCATCGACACCGCGCCCACCGGGCACACCCTGCTCCTGCTGGACGCGACCGGCTCCTACCACCGCGACGTCGTGCGGCAGCGGGGCCCGTCCTCGGCGTCGTTCACCACGCCGATGATGCGGCTGCAGGACCCGGGCTACACCAAGATGATCGTCGTCACCCTGCCTGAGGCCACGCCCGTGCTCGAGGCCGAGGAGCTGGCCGCGGACCTGCGGCGCGCGGGGGTCGAGCCGTGGGCGTGGGTGGTCAACTCCAGCCTGCTCGCGGCCGACACGAGCGACCCGCTGCTGCTGCGCCGTGCCGCCGCCGAGCGAGGCCCTCTCGCGCGGGTGCTCGACGGCGACGGACGACGGTGCGCGGTCGTCGAGCAGCTGGCGGACGAGCCCGTCGGTGCGGCGGCGCTGCGTGACCTGGTCCGGGGGAGCGCGGCTCGCTCGGCCGACGTGGGCTGA
- the arsD gene encoding arsenite efflux transporter metallochaperone ArsD produces MGAIEVFEQAMCCSSGVCGPDVPQELVTFSADLDWLRDHGAEVTRHNLAGDPAAFVSRQPVLDFMRVSGSDGLPLVLVDGVVAMAGRYPSREELTRWSGAPADQPRTVPPVAHPLALPMAGTGDGGCCAGGGSC; encoded by the coding sequence GTGGGTGCGATCGAGGTGTTCGAGCAGGCGATGTGCTGCAGCTCCGGGGTGTGCGGGCCCGACGTGCCGCAGGAGCTCGTCACGTTCTCCGCCGACCTGGACTGGTTGCGCGACCACGGCGCGGAGGTCACCCGGCACAACCTCGCGGGCGATCCGGCAGCGTTCGTGAGCAGGCAGCCCGTGCTGGACTTCATGAGGGTGTCCGGCTCCGACGGGCTTCCGCTGGTCCTCGTCGACGGCGTCGTCGCGATGGCCGGCCGCTACCCCTCACGTGAGGAGCTCACGCGCTGGTCGGGCGCACCGGCCGACCAGCCCCGCACGGTGCCGCCCGTCGCGCATCCCCTCGCGCTCCCGATGGCGGGCACCGGTGACGGCGGCTGCTGCGCAGGGGGCGGGTCGTGCTGA
- the arsB gene encoding ACR3 family arsenite efflux transporter produces the protein MSASTPTARLSTLDRWLPAWIGLAMIGGLALGRLVPTLSDALGALEVGGISVPIGLGLLVMMYPVLAKVRYDKVGAVTGDHRLLASSLVLNWLVGPALMFVLAWALLPDLPEYRTGLILVGLARCIAMVVIWNDLACGDREAAAVLVALNSVFQVVAFSLLGWFYLTVLPGWLGLDSQGLDVSVGQIALNVLVFLGVPLTAGFASRWIGERARGRAWYEERFTPRIGPWALYGLLFTITLLFALQGDQVLAHPLDVVRIAAPLLVYFGVMWGLGMVLGARLRLGYARSTTLAFTAAGNNFELAIAVAIGTFGAASGQALAGVVGPLIEVPVLVGLVYVSLRLARRWPAGATDGPDPAPAARAVVQPPEPELVDAAEGAGR, from the coding sequence ATGAGCGCGAGCACGCCCACGGCACGGCTGTCGACCCTCGACCGCTGGCTCCCCGCCTGGATCGGCCTGGCCATGATCGGTGGGCTCGCGCTCGGACGACTCGTGCCCACGCTGTCCGACGCGCTCGGCGCGCTCGAGGTCGGTGGCATCTCGGTGCCCATCGGCCTGGGGCTGCTCGTGATGATGTACCCGGTGCTCGCCAAGGTCCGCTACGACAAGGTCGGGGCCGTGACGGGCGACCACCGCCTGCTCGCCTCGTCCCTGGTCCTCAACTGGCTCGTCGGGCCTGCGCTCATGTTCGTGCTGGCCTGGGCACTGCTGCCCGACCTGCCCGAGTACCGCACCGGGCTGATCCTCGTGGGCCTGGCCCGTTGCATCGCGATGGTCGTCATCTGGAACGACCTCGCCTGCGGCGACCGCGAGGCCGCGGCGGTGCTGGTCGCCCTCAACTCCGTGTTCCAGGTCGTCGCGTTCTCGCTGCTCGGCTGGTTCTACCTGACCGTGCTGCCCGGGTGGCTGGGCCTGGACTCGCAGGGGCTGGACGTCTCCGTGGGGCAGATCGCCCTGAACGTGCTGGTGTTCCTGGGCGTCCCGCTGACGGCCGGCTTCGCCTCGCGGTGGATCGGCGAGAGGGCCCGCGGGCGCGCCTGGTACGAGGAACGGTTCACCCCCCGCATCGGCCCGTGGGCGCTGTACGGGCTGCTGTTCACGATCACGCTGCTCTTCGCGCTGCAGGGCGACCAGGTGCTCGCGCACCCGCTCGACGTCGTGCGGATCGCGGCGCCGCTGCTGGTGTACTTCGGGGTCATGTGGGGACTCGGGATGGTCCTCGGCGCCCGTCTGAGGCTCGGGTACGCCCGCTCGACGACGCTCGCGTTCACCGCCGCAGGCAACAACTTCGAGCTGGCGATCGCCGTCGCGATCGGCACGTTCGGCGCCGCATCGGGGCAGGCCCTGGCCGGTGTGGTCGGACCGCTCATCGAGGTGCCCGTGCTCGTCGGCCTGGTCTACGTCTCGCTGCGACTGGCCCGCCGCTGGCCCGCCGGAGCGACCGACGGGCCGGACCCGGCGCCCGCGGCGCGGGCCGTGGTGCAGCCCCCTGAACCCGAGCTCGTCGACGCCGCCGAAGGAGCAGGACGATGA
- a CDS encoding YesL family protein, translating to MDDHGHPAGTARTDRPDRPRRRRPVVAADESFGWAGRAMTWLRYGTQLVGINVLIGLGTLAGGVVLGAFPALAAGGTLLARLATGQALPALWSPFWSQWRQGWRRHNVLGAPVWVVLVLLSLDASALQVLDGPAAAVLTGGLVVIGGYALIALTFLFPAARRYDTTARRTWRFVAAAPLVSPGTATSVLVTLAAVALVVWTLPVLGPLLGVSLPLLASGWLVDHRLDTLDAR from the coding sequence GTGGACGACCACGGACACCCTGCGGGCACGGCGCGCACCGATCGACCCGACCGTCCGCGGCGACGACGCCCCGTCGTCGCCGCGGACGAGTCGTTCGGCTGGGCCGGCCGGGCCATGACCTGGCTGCGGTACGGCACGCAGCTGGTCGGCATCAACGTGCTCATCGGGCTGGGCACGCTGGCCGGAGGCGTCGTCCTCGGCGCCTTCCCCGCGCTCGCCGCCGGCGGGACGCTGCTCGCCCGGCTCGCGACCGGCCAGGCGCTGCCGGCGCTGTGGTCACCGTTCTGGTCGCAGTGGCGCCAGGGGTGGCGCCGCCACAACGTCCTGGGCGCCCCCGTGTGGGTCGTCCTGGTCCTGCTGTCGCTCGACGCCTCGGCGCTGCAGGTGCTCGACGGCCCGGCCGCCGCCGTGCTCACCGGTGGGCTCGTCGTCATCGGCGGCTACGCCCTCATCGCCCTCACGTTCCTGTTCCCGGCGGCCCGCCGGTACGACACGACGGCGAGGCGTACCTGGCGCTTCGTCGCGGCGGCCCCGCTCGTCTCCCCCGGCACCGCCACCTCGGTGCTCGTGACGCTCGCCGCGGTCGCGCTGGTCGTCTGGACGCTGCCCGTGCTCGGTCCGCTGCTGGGCGTGAGCCTGCCCCTGCTGGCCAGCGGCTGGCTGGTCGACCACCGGCTCGACACGCTCGACGCCCGCTGA
- a CDS encoding thioredoxin family protein yields the protein MIIKILGPGCANCANLEKAAREAVAGLGLSATFEKVTDYPTIAGYGVMSTPGLVVDEKLVLSGRVPTANQVRELLAPLTA from the coding sequence ATGATCATCAAGATCCTCGGCCCCGGCTGCGCCAACTGCGCCAACCTGGAGAAGGCCGCCCGCGAGGCAGTCGCCGGTCTCGGCCTCTCGGCCACCTTCGAGAAGGTCACCGACTACCCGACGATCGCCGGCTACGGCGTCATGTCCACCCCCGGGCTCGTCGTCGACGAGAAGCTCGTCCTCTCGGGCCGGGTGCCCACGGCGAACCAGGTCCGCGAGCTGCTGGCCCCGCTGACCGCCTGA
- a CDS encoding carbohydrate ABC transporter permease codes for MTRTADLAPQAEGSTSPSPTPAAAPPVWRDRRARNRLHRTEHRWAAAFIAAPVIGFVLFTVYPTVYALYASLTRWNGLTAPKFIGLENYTALFGDEYFLKAMWNTFFYMIGIPIGLTLSLLLALTLNRQIAGRTAFRTIYYVPVISSLAAIAIVWQFAYNGDFGLVNQALSWFGIQGPDWLQNTATVKPAIIIMAIWKGLGYSTLLYLAAIQSVPASLYEAAALDGAGALRKFRSITVPMVRPVTFFLVVTNIIGGSQIFIEVNIMTPNGGPEFSSASIVWYIVRKAFKYQQMGYATAMAVVLGLIVFVITLIQFRLNQRNSFSID; via the coding sequence ATGACGCGGACAGCGGACCTCGCACCGCAGGCCGAGGGCTCCACGAGCCCGAGCCCGACACCCGCCGCCGCACCCCCGGTGTGGCGTGACCGGCGGGCGCGCAACCGCCTGCACCGCACCGAGCACCGATGGGCCGCCGCCTTCATCGCGGCCCCCGTCATCGGGTTCGTGCTCTTCACCGTCTACCCGACGGTGTACGCGCTCTACGCCTCGCTCACGCGATGGAACGGGCTCACCGCACCGAAGTTCATCGGCCTGGAGAACTACACGGCGCTCTTCGGCGACGAGTACTTCCTCAAGGCGATGTGGAACACCTTCTTCTACATGATCGGCATCCCGATCGGCCTGACGCTCTCGCTGCTCCTGGCGCTGACGCTCAACCGCCAGATCGCCGGACGTACGGCCTTCCGCACGATCTACTACGTGCCGGTCATCTCCTCGCTGGCCGCGATCGCGATCGTCTGGCAGTTCGCCTACAACGGCGACTTCGGCCTGGTGAACCAGGCGCTGTCCTGGTTCGGCATCCAGGGTCCGGACTGGCTGCAGAACACCGCCACTGTCAAGCCCGCCATCATCATCATGGCCATCTGGAAGGGCCTGGGGTACTCCACGCTGCTGTACCTGGCCGCCATCCAGTCGGTGCCCGCCTCGCTCTACGAGGCCGCGGCCCTGGACGGCGCCGGCGCGCTGCGCAAGTTCCGTTCCATCACCGTCCCGATGGTGCGCCCGGTCACGTTCTTCCTCGTCGTGACGAACATCATCGGCGGTTCCCAGATCTTCATCGAGGTCAACATCATGACCCCGAACGGCGGACCGGAGTTCTCGTCCGCATCGATCGTCTGGTACATCGTCCGCAAGGCGTTCAAGTACCAGCAGATGGGTTACGCGACCGCCATGGCCGTCGTCCTCGGACTGATCGTGTTCGTCATCACGCTCATCCAGTTCCGTCTGAACCAGCGCAACTCCTTCAGCATCGACTGA